TATGCCGACAGCTCGGTGCGGCCCTTGCCACGGCGGGCTGCCAGGATGGCGCGGCCGGCACGGGTACGCATACGAAGGCGAAAGCCGTGCTTCTTGGCTCGACGGCGGTTATTCGGCTGAAAAGTCCGCTTGCTCACGT
The window above is part of the Pseudarthrobacter sp. NS4 genome. Proteins encoded here:
- the rpmH gene encoding 50S ribosomal protein L34, whose amino-acid sequence is MSKRTFQPNNRRRAKKHGFRLRMRTRAGRAILAARRGKGRTELSA